A window from Lachnoanaerobaculum umeaense encodes these proteins:
- the trkA gene encoding Trk system potassium transporter TrkA — MQIIIVGCGKVGSTIAEQLSAEGHDIVIVDTDESVVKALATRLDIMGLTGNGATHTILVEAGVEDADLLIAVTESDELNLLCCMVGKKAGAEHTIARVRNPEYSQDIGFMKKELGLAMTINPEYAASTEMARLLRFPSAIEIDTFGRGRVELLEYKIVEDNILVGKSLIDVGRNIKSDILICAVERGEEVIIPNGSFVIQSGDIISVVASTENARDFFKKVGCSNTEVKDTMIVGGGTIAYYLANQLIPLGIKVKIVEKSHERCEELSAMLPKAVIIHGDAADKDVLLEEGIENCSSFVSLTGIDEENAFLSLYAKSVSNAKIVTKINRIAFDEIIEKFDLGSMIYPKHITAEYIVRYVRGLQNSVGSNNVEALYKIIHGKAEALEFYIKEDSEMTGATLEALPIKEGVLLACIIRNGKVMIPNGKSTLQKNDSVIIITRITGMQNLEDILK, encoded by the coding sequence ATGCAAATAATAATTGTAGGCTGTGGCAAGGTGGGTTCAACCATTGCTGAGCAACTCAGTGCCGAAGGACATGATATAGTAATAGTAGATACAGATGAATCAGTGGTAAAGGCTCTGGCAACCAGACTTGATATAATGGGTCTTACAGGAAACGGAGCAACACATACAATATTGGTGGAGGCAGGAGTAGAGGATGCAGATCTTTTGATTGCAGTTACAGAATCAGATGAGCTAAATTTGCTCTGTTGCATGGTAGGAAAAAAGGCGGGAGCAGAGCATACAATAGCCAGAGTAAGAAATCCGGAGTACAGTCAGGATATCGGCTTTATGAAAAAAGAGCTTGGACTTGCGATGACGATAAATCCTGAGTATGCAGCATCTACAGAGATGGCAAGACTACTTAGATTTCCATCGGCAATAGAGATTGATACCTTTGGAAGAGGTAGAGTGGAACTCTTAGAATATAAAATTGTAGAGGATAATATTTTGGTTGGAAAAAGCCTCATAGACGTGGGTAGAAATATAAAATCCGATATTCTTATATGTGCAGTGGAAAGAGGAGAGGAAGTAATCATACCAAATGGTAGCTTTGTAATTCAAAGTGGAGATATTATCAGTGTGGTGGCTTCCACAGAGAATGCCAGAGATTTCTTTAAAAAGGTTGGATGCAGCAATACAGAAGTAAAAGATACTATGATAGTTGGTGGTGGAACTATTGCCTACTATCTGGCAAATCAGCTTATACCACTTGGTATAAAGGTGAAGATAGTAGAAAAGTCACATGAAAGATGTGAGGAACTTTCAGCAATGTTGCCAAAGGCTGTAATCATTCATGGTGATGCGGCAGATAAGGATGTACTCTTAGAAGAGGGGATAGAGAACTGTTCTTCATTTGTTTCACTTACAGGAATAGATGAGGAGAATGCATTTCTTTCACTTTATGCAAAGAGCGTATCCAATGCAAAGATAGTAACAAAGATAAATCGTATAGCCTTTGATGAGATTATAGAGAAGTTTGATCTGGGAAGTATGATTTATCCAAAGCATATCACAGCCGAATATATTGTAAGATATGTAAGAGGTTTACAAAACAGTGTGGGAAGTAACAATGTTGAGGCACTGTATAAGATAATACATGGAAAGGCCGAAGCACTTGAATTTTATATCAAGGAGGATTCTGAGATGACAGGTGCTACACTGGAAGCCTTGCCAATAAAGGAAGGTGTTTTACTGGCATGTATTATAAGAAATGGTAAAGTTATGATACCAAACGGTAAGTCAACATTGCAAAAGAATGATTCAGTTATTATTATAACAAGAATTACAGGTATGCAAAATTTAGAGGATATATTAAAGTAA
- a CDS encoding TrkH family potassium uptake protein: MNYSIIFYIVGKVMMLESACFLIPSVTSLIYGEHEGMAYLIVGVASAIIGYLISSKKRFENVFFAREGFVMVALSWIVLSVVGAIPFVLTGEIPNMIDALFETVSGFTTTGASILEDVESLSHTSLIWRSFTHWVGGMGVIVLLLAILPMAGGYNMHLMKAESPGPVVGKLVPRLRDTAKILYLIYLGMTVVEFVILLFVKMPIFDALCITFGTAGTGGFGIKADSLGGYSYAIQVVVTIFMILFGVNFNAYFLMLGKHKKDAFKIEEVRWYFGIIFAAIVVITINIRGYFENIMIALNHAAFQVGSIITTTGYSTTDFDLWPQLSRNVIIFLMMCGACAGSTGGGIKVSRIIVMLKSVFQEIGYYIHPRGVKTIKMDGKVLEKPVLNNIRVFMLTYIMIYVVSMFLLSLNNFDFETNFTAVAATFNNIGPGLAKVGPMANFNIYSYFSKLVLTFDMLAGRLELYPMLLLFSPGVWRIGKDK, encoded by the coding sequence ATGAATTATTCAATTATATTTTATATAGTGGGAAAAGTTATGATGCTAGAGTCTGCCTGTTTTTTGATACCGTCAGTGACATCGCTTATATATGGCGAACATGAGGGTATGGCATACTTGATTGTAGGAGTGGCTTCAGCTATTATAGGTTATTTGATTTCCAGCAAGAAAAGATTTGAAAATGTATTTTTTGCCAGAGAAGGCTTTGTAATGGTGGCCCTCAGTTGGATAGTACTCAGTGTAGTGGGAGCAATACCCTTTGTACTTACCGGGGAGATTCCCAACATGATAGATGCACTATTTGAGACCGTATCAGGATTTACTACTACAGGAGCCAGCATTTTAGAAGATGTAGAGAGTTTAAGCCATACATCACTTATTTGGAGAAGTTTCACACACTGGGTAGGTGGTATGGGAGTTATAGTATTGCTGCTTGCCATACTTCCAATGGCAGGTGGTTACAATATGCATCTTATGAAAGCAGAGAGTCCGGGGCCTGTAGTGGGAAAGCTCGTACCAAGACTTAGAGATACAGCAAAAATACTGTATCTTATATATTTGGGAATGACAGTTGTAGAGTTTGTTATATTACTCTTTGTAAAGATGCCTATATTTGATGCACTCTGTATTACTTTTGGTACAGCAGGTACAGGAGGTTTTGGAATTAAGGCAGACAGCTTAGGTGGTTATTCCTATGCTATTCAGGTTGTAGTAACAATCTTTATGATACTGTTTGGCGTAAACTTCAATGCATACTTTTTAATGCTTGGAAAACATAAGAAAGATGCATTCAAGATAGAAGAGGTCAGATGGTATTTTGGAATTATATTTGCAGCCATTGTAGTAATTACTATAAATATCAGAGGCTATTTTGAAAATATTATGATAGCCTTAAACCATGCGGCATTCCAGGTAGGTTCTATTATAACTACTACCGGATATTCGACCACAGATTTTGACCTTTGGCCACAGCTATCAAGGAATGTAATTATCTTCCTTATGATGTGTGGTGCCTGTGCCGGAAGTACAGGTGGTGGTATTAAGGTTTCAAGAATCATAGTAATGTTAAAGTCCGTATTCCAAGAGATCGGTTACTATATTCACCCAAGGGGAGTAAAGACGATTAAAATGGATGGCAAGGTACTTGAAAAGCCTGTATTAAACAATATCCGAGTTTTCATGTTAACATATATTATGATATATGTAGTTTCAATGTTCTTATTATCACTTAATAATTTTGACTTTGAGACAAATTTTACAGCAGTAGCGGCAACATTTAACAATATAGGTCCTGGGCTTGCAAAGGTAGGCCCTATGGCAAACTTTAATATATATTCATATTTCTCAAAGCTTGTGCTGACATTTGATATGTT